In Haloplanus sp. XH21, the genomic stretch TCCGAGCGGTGTCTTGTATCTCTTTCAGCACGAGAGTGTCCCAATCCTCATCGACGCCATTCTCACGCTCCCCCCGGGCCGAGAGTTCACCAAGACGGAGCTCGCGGATCATGCTGGCGTTACTCGGCAGACAGTGAGCAAGTACATCGACCTTCTGGTAGAAACCGAGATCGTTGAGGAAGTAGCGAACTCGTCACCCCGCCGGTATCAGGTCGCCAAGAGCGATGCCGTTCAGGAACTTTTCGAGCTGAACAGTGCGCTGAACGCAGCCGGTGAGTGAGGAGACGCTACCGTTCCACTGAGCTGCGCAAGAACTGCTTTATATTGCCTATAGGTGATCCTATAGTCTAAATAGGGCCGATGTCTGACGTGGTTTTAAGACTACAGGCTTCTCTATAGGAGACACTATAGGGTTCCTAAGATGAGCGAGACACTACGCGCCGCCGCGTTCCTCGACAAAGGCGGCACCGGGAAGACGACGACCGTCGCCCACCTCGGAGTCGCCCTCGAGGAGCTCGGGCACGAGGTCCTGCTTATTGACCTCGCCGGGAAGCAGGGCGATCTCGCGAAGCACTTCGGCGTTTGGGGCGATTACCAGGCGCGGATTGAGGCCGACGAGGCATGGCCGAACATCAGCACGGTCTTCGACGACGCGTGGGGGACGATCGCCGAAAAGCTGGGCGACGACACTCTGGCTGATCTCGTTGTCTCCACTGACGAAGGACCCGATCTGATCCCGGCACACCCCGGACTCGACACCCTTGACGCCGAACTCGGGAATATCGACGATGCGCGTGAGCGCTATAGCCGTCTCGAACAGTTCCTCGACGAGTACGTCGACCCGCTCGGCTATGACGTCGTTCTCGTTGACCTCCCGGGGATGACGAATAACGTCGCATACAACGGACTGTGGGCTGCCCGCCACGTCATCACGCCCGTCGAGATGGGGCCGTTCGAGGCCGAGCAGGCCGATGCCCTCCGTCGCGACCTCGGGAAGATTGCCGACAGTTTCGCCGTCGACATCGATCTCGCGCTCGTACTTCCGAACAAGGTCGATACCCGAACGAATCTCGCCGAGGAGTACTTGGACGCGTTTGAGTCGGAGTATCCGGACGCTATCGCACCCGACTACGTCCCGTATTCACAAGACATTCGAAACGCTGCGGACCGAGGCCAGACTGCGTTTGCGCTCGAAGAGCCGTCGACGACAGCACGCCGGGCCCGTGAGGCGTATCTCGCTGCCGCTGAAACGCTTGTCGAACGGCTCGGAGGTGAACACCATGGCTGAGGACGACGACGATCTTGCGGCCCTTCGCGAACAGACGTCCCACGGTGACCGAATCGAAGAGGCGGCTGCCGAAGACGCAAAGCGTGATCTCGTCGAGGACATCCTCGATGAGTTGGAGGCCATCGACGCCGGCGACAAACAGAAGACCATCAGCGTGTGGGACGGGCCTCTTGCGGCGTTCATTCGTGCGCTGGAGGAAAATCCTGACCGCTTGGAGGAAGTCGGCCACGCGCTTCAGCGGCAGCTAGATATCGAGGAGGGTGACGTTGACCGGAGTGAAATCCTCCGCCTTGCCCTCCGCCTTGGATTCCAGGAAGCTGCTCCCAAGGAGTTCGAAGCGGTTCGCGAAGCGGCCCGGAAACAGGCGACAAAGGGTCTCTAGAGTTCCCTATAGTTTTAGCAATAGTAATTCCTATAGGACAAACTTTGGATCTACCGCTAAGGTCACTACCTAGGCCACTCCGTACTGCTCTTTGAGTGCTTCGTACTCCGTTCGACTCGGCAAATGAATTCCATCTGCGGCTGGTGGCTCGTTTTCACCAGCTAAGTACCGATACATCTCTGAGATAGTATCCGCTAACCCGTACCACGCTGCGACGTCCATCAGCTCCTGTTGGGCGATTGCTTCTGCCTCGATCAGTAGGAGGGAGTAACTCACTCGTCGCGATCCGCTGTCAAGGACAAGGGTATGGCAGACGATTTCGGCCGGCGTCAGCGTCTCTTCTGGGGCATACCAGAACGCGGGCTCTCCAGCGAGGAAGAACTGTAACCCGAACTGCTCGAACCGGGCCAGGCCTGTTACTTCCCACTCTTCGGCCGCGTAGAGCGATTCCGTATCGTGCCGTTCCTGGACACGAATGAGCGCTCGGTGAGGGTCACACCATTCGACCGTGGTGCTGGGGGCGAGGTCTCGAGCGCGATTCAGGTGATCGTGAACCACGACTGCCTGGATGAATTCCAATAGTGGTTGAATGCTATCGCTGAGTGCGTATTCCGGACCAGCTGGGGACAACAGCGCTCGGTTCTTCAGCGGCGATAGCGCCTTGTGGACGCTTTGTCGAGAGATCTCCAGCCGGTCCGCAATTGATGTGATACGGCGTGGTTCATCGAGATACCAACAGATGCGGATCGTCGCGGGAGTGAGTAGCTCCGGCCAGTCGACGTGACTGAATTCCGCTGTGAGCTTCCGATATTGCTCGATAACGGGGTGCTCTGTGATCTGGACCACTCGCTTGTTGTGATGTCGGCGCGTTTCACGAAGGAGCCCGGTATCGATCAGCTCGTCGAGGAGGTGGTAGATGTGGTCGCGTGTATACCCTGTGTCTGTTGCGAGCTCTTCAGGAGTCGCTTCACGGCCCGTGATGAGTGCGTCGACGATCGTGAGTTCGCCCTTCGAGAGCACTGTGAAACAATATTCACTGTACACTTATAAATGATACAGGATATCAGTTTACAAAATTGAGCCATAATTGGCCTTTAGGTATACCTATATGAATTTCTATAGCTTGTCACATTCCCTACTAAACACAGGCTAGAAGTTGAGGAGGGACTTTGCCGACGGACTCATTTGGCCCACTGGATTGACTCCAGGCCGGAGACCTCGGCAAGTCGGTCGCTGATCTCTTCATCCGTCATCGTCGCCGTCCAGTGAAGCGTGATTTTGACCGTGATGATCGTGGCCGAAAGCTTCGGATCGATACTGTGGAGCTCGTCAATTGTGACCGCATTCACGTCTTCCCCCCGTGAGAGGCGCTCCTCGGCATCGGTGACGAGATCACCGTCTGCGCCGCAGGGAACGCGGATCGTCACGACAGCAGTTGTCGTCGAAGCTGAGTCGTTGGTATTGGTTACAGCCATTCTATCATCTCCGTAGAGGAGCACCTCACGGGCTGATTGGTCCACGAGCTGTGCTCCGAGTGCGCGAGGGACGATTCGAACGCCCGTCTCGGTCGTGGCACGACCGCGTGTTTCCGAACTCCACCACTCGCGCATCCTCAAAGAAAAGATACAGACAGAGCTAGGTCGGCTCGAACGCTTCGATCTCATCGATGACCTGCTTCGGCTTCTCGGCGTGTTCGATGAACGAGAGGACGTTTTCCGACCACCCCGAGATGTTGTAGACGTTCTCGTAGCCTTCTGGCGTCACCAGGTCGCCATAGGCTGCGAGATCGACGAGATACAGCGCGGTGTCCGCAGACACCTCGTCTCGATACGCATCGAACACGTCTTTGACCGTCTGGGAATCGCGGGCCGTGAACGGCGTGTTGTCCCAGATCTGCATATCGGTGAAGACGACGATGCGTTCAACAGCATCCCCTCGGTCGTGGAGGTGCTTGATCGCCTTCCAGCCGTTCGTCGAGTTCCCGACGTCCTCGTCGATCGCCAACACCGCCGCTTGGCGCTGCAGGACTGGCGTGTCGACGTGCATCGGAACGGTCTGGAAGTCGTCGCCGAACCCGCCGACGTCAGCACCCTGGTCGGCCAGCATCGCACCGAACAACGCACCGATCTCCTTCAGTCGGAGCGTGCTGTTCGCGGACAGCGGCTGATCCATCGATCCCGACAGGTCGACCGCAACAAAGGTATCTCCGAATCCGCCAGGCACCGTCTCGACCGCGACATCAATTGCGTCTTCGAGCCACTGCTCGACCGTCGGTGCCTGGACATCCGCGTCTTGCAGCGCGGTGTAGGCCTGGTAGTACCGGAACGGGTACAGCGGCGCGTGTCGGACGGCCTCCAGGTCGAGGTGATCCACGACGGTGTCCTCCGGCACGCCGGCTTCGAGCATGTTCCGGAGGTTCCGGATCGACGCGAAGATGGGCAGCGTGTACTCGTCGTCCTCGATGAGCAGTTCCCAGGCGGCTTGGGTGTTGCCGCGCTCGGAGATAACCGTCTTCCACGTGTTCGGCGCCGGCAACGGGTCGACGTCGGGATAGTCGTCAAGGCCACCACGCATGAACCGCTCGAAGAGCGCTTCCTGCTCGGCGTCGACGGGCGTGGGGTGGACGCGGTTGAAGACGTCGTGCAGCGTCACCTCGCGCCGCGACAGGTCGTACTTGCCCAGCGTGTAGGCGTCGGCCATCTCCACCAGCGCGTCCTCGATCCCGCGTCGAAGCGGCCACGGCGCAGTCCCGCCGAACAGCTGATCGTGGACCGCGAGCGCGGTGGCCGTCTCGTCCATCCGCTGGATGATCGCCGGCGCCCATTCGCGGATGAGCGACTCGGGGGAGTCGTCCTTGAATCGGTCGTCGTTGGCTGCCAGTACGAGTAGCACTTGTGGGATGTCCCGCAAGTAGAGCTCCTGGCGAGCATAGGCCGCGAGCTTCAGGACGAACTCCGGGTCCTCGTTTGCGGTGGCATCGAACTGGCGAACGACAGCAGCCAGCTGCTCGTCATCGGTCTCGTAGAACGATCCCTCCAGCAGCTGGTTGATCGTGCGCTTGTACAGTGCGAGTCAGGGGTCGGCAGGCTCGAACGCTTCCCCACCTTCGTAGTTGGTGGTCCGCGTTGCCTCCGCGACCGTTTGCTTTGGCGTGTTGAATTCCATCCTATCACCCGGAGCCGCAACAGGCGACTCCGATCGCAGCTGCCCACTCGCTCTGTGAGCAGCGAGTCTCGGGAGCGAAATTTCCCGAACCAGCCTCGCATCGCTCGGCTGGACGTTCCCGGCACGATTCGAACGTGCGACACCCGGCTTCGAAGGCCGGTGCTCTGTCCTGACTGAGCTACGGGAACACGAGTGGCCGAACAATTTCTGGAGCGAACGACGGGATTCGAACCCGTAATGTGCCATCGACGTAGCGCTCCAGATCGACGGCCACTGGCGACACGGCGACCGGAAAACTGTCGGAGCGGAACCGGTGTCGAGCGTCCTCTCGGACGCTCTTTGTCCGGGATGTTCTCGATGGACTGCGCCACCGACAGGATTTGAACCTGCGAGTTCCTGGCGAAGCAACGCTCCGACTCGACGGTCGCCACGTGCGGTCGGGCAACCGGTGGTGCGACGGGCTATGACTCCCGTTGGTGTGCTTTGCGGGCGAAGAAACGCACCACCTCGACGACCACACGCTTGGGGAAAGCCGACCGTGACAGCGTCACAGATCCGTGGCTGCCCGCTATGTCAGACACGGAAAAAACGCTGTCAGGGCCAGCCTCCCCGAGTGCTCCCGAGGGGAATCGAACCCCCGACCTCCACCTTGAAAGGGTGGCGTCTCTCGCCAACGGAGACTCCGGGAGCGCAGTAGGGACGAAATCAAGCGCTGAGGTGCGGCGGACACCCACGGATTATCGCAGGCGTTCGAAGCCCTCGAGTTGCCCGTGCGTGAACGTCACTTGATACGTGACGAGTGTCTCGAGATTCTCGAAGGAGTGTTTGAGCTTGAAGCGGCCGTGGTAATCGTCTCGTTCGATCCAGCCGTCGTGGACTCGGTTCCGACAGCCGGCCATGTAGAGGAGATCTTCCTCGCCGACGTCGTCACGGCTCGCGTATGGCCGGTCTTCCGGCGGGACCGCTTCGGTGTGCCACTCCTCTTCGAGGAGCCGACCGTCCGCCGTAATCCGAAATGTGGTCATGGTCGGTCGATCGATGCCTTTCGTCTGCCAGTCGGCGTCCTCGGCAGGAGCAAGCCCGTCGGGGTACTCCGGTAGATGGACGTCGTCGTAGAGTTCGACTGTATCGAATAGTCCCATTGTTGTCCTCCATTGCGGGACCAGGAGTCGAACCTGGGCCTCGGGGATATGAGCCCCGTGGACTGCCATTATCCTATCCCGCAGCACACAATTCGGAACTCACTCATGGACATCTCTCAGTTCTCCACAGCTGTCCGTCCCTCAGTTTCGTCGGCTGGAAGTGAGAGGTCTCGGACTGTTGGAGAATGCTCCAGCCCGGATTCGAACCGGGGGCTCGGCCGTGAGAGGGCCGTGAGTTTGGCCGCTACTCCACTGGGGCGGGTTGGCCTCGTCTGGAACGGATCGTCCGCCAGTGGATGGATGGCGGTCACCTCGTTCCGTGGAAGTATGCGCCGTCCTCGGTGACGCAGATTTTCACGCTTCCAATCGTGTCGATGGACGTTGTTTCACCGAGCGGGACGTGACGGAACGCTTCCTCCTCGCAGGTAGGGCAGACATTCGTTGTCATGACGCCGCGACCCGGATTCGAACCGGGAGACCGATAGCAGACGGCCACGGCATAGCAGGCCGCTGGGTTCCCCAATACCCAGTCACGGCACAGTGAGCCGACGAGGATTCGAACCTCGGTCCTGTGCGCCCAAGGCACAGATCGTCGTCCGCTGGACCATCGGCTCACGGGACTGCCGAGCGTTCGGCAGCTGATTATCTATCTGTACGATTTTCCAACTGCGCAACCGCGACCGAGTAGTCGTGGTTGCGCGTCTCATTGCGGGGGCGTACTTCGGGTGTTCCCGGGAATACCACACCGGCTCATGTAGGTTGCAGACCCTGCTGGGCCCAGCATCGTCGGAACGATCCAGCTGACCGCACCAACGGGCTGCCTACCTCGATGGGTATCCCCACGTGGCCACGCCACGCATCCACGCCGACGCCGGGATTTGAACCCGGATCACGGCCGTGACAGGACCGTATGCTCGCCGGATTACACCACGTCGGCATGTCGCCCCGGCCGGAATCGAACCGGCGACCTCCGGATTCAAAGTCCGGCGTCCCTCGCCAGCGGAGACTCCGGGGCTCGATGTAGCCGCAGCTCTCGCTGCGGGGCTGTTGGCTAACGACTTCCGTACGCTCAGCGCAGACGAAGTCCGCTCGCTCCTGTATCGAACGAACGGAAACCAATCAGCCGCGAGCCTGGCACCCCGCACTCGCATCAGGCTGTGTCCTGAGCGAGTACTGGGCACAGGCAGGCGGCAATCCCGTGTTCCCCGACCCGTGACGGGTAGTCCGTATGGGGGCCGAGTTATGCGGGTGAGAGTGTCCGGACGTCGCCGGATTGCGTCGAACTCTCGTATTCGAAGTCGACGTGGATCCGGCGGTTTGCGCCCGGGCTCTTCGCACGCTGATCTTGTAGGCACTCGCCGAACACGGGACCCGCGGCTAAGCGAGAACGAGCACGCCGCGGCGTGAGGCGAGTGATGATCATCGTGTTGAACTCTCTCGGTTTGAGGGGTGTCTCGGACGTCAACCTGGAATATCGTGGCAATTGTATTAAAATTAGTTAGGGTGTGTTACCCACAGACACGCCAGTCACACTCCAAGATGCGGTTGCACACGACGTTTAATGTCCTAGCATTGGCTGTCGTCGATAGCCGGACGCTGGCCGGTGTTCTCGGTTGGACCCGCAGAAACTATTTACACCAACCTGCTCTCTGTGGCGATAGATGAGTGGCCGATCGCCGGTCCGGTGCTAGCCGGGAGCCCAGTCACACGGCGTGACTGACGGTTCTCGGTTAGATACCAATGACCGAGAATACCGACTCAAACGAATCTCAGAAGCCAGGGAGTGCAAACAGCGGGTGTTCCAACCACACCGAACAACGATCATCTACTGGATGCCAGGGTAGTGGTGCTTCCCCGCCGTGCGATGCGTGTGACACCACCCAGTACGACAAACTCCACGAAGTCTCTCTTGGTGAGCGGGCGTATGATGTGTGTGGAGATTGCCTCCAGCTCCTCGTTGACGACGTCGAGGAGTACCACTGGTGGGACCGCCTGACTGAAGCGCACTACAATCGCGCTGCCGAGTTTCTCCGCTCCCTTGATGCAGTCTGGTGTGTCAAAGATCAGGCCTACGCTGGCGGGGAACTGTGGGTCCATACGCCCTATTGTGACGCTGCCGTCGTCAGAGATGTGTGTGACCACTTTGGGTTCCAGATTCGCTGGTTTAGTGTTGTCTACCCCGCTGACGATGGCTTCGAGTGCGTCTCAGAGCACGGCCCCTGTGTCGAAATCAACCTCACATTCACGATCCACCGTTCGGATCCACTCCCGCTTGAATACGACATTCAGAACGACGTGGCATACCACGAGATCGAGTGGCTTGATGAGTATCGGCGCCTGTTCGATTCGATTCTCGATTGAGATAGAGGGAGCGAACGCACTCGAATTCAGTGATGGCGACGCGGACGACGAGGAGCTCTCCCGAAGAGACAGTAGGTGAGACTGGATGTTCGGATGTATACGGTCTACGCGATTGCCAGTGATTCACTTTCAAAAAATTTCGTGACTTTCACATCTAACGCTCTTTACAGCCGACTGCGTACTATTTTCAACGATGTCCATCGACCGAGACACATTCGAGAACACGAGCGAGGACGAGCTCGCGGATCTTTCGGTCCCTGATCAGGTTCTTGGCTTCCTCATAGCAAACGACGACTATGCGTTCAAGGCCCGCGAGATTGCGTCTCAGACCGGTCTTGACGAAGGCCCGGTTAGTACGGCACTCTCTCGGTTGAAGGATCGTGAGCTGGTCGAGCACAAAGCAACATACTGGGCAGTGACGGACGACGAAGAACGCCTCGAGGGATATAGCGGGTATGAGCGGGCGACTGCCCTCTTTAACGAACAGCTCGGACCGGAGGACAAGGACGCTTGGCGTGAACACGCGCCCGAGAAGGCGCATCCAAGCGTCGATACCGAGGACGACCAGTGAGCGCTCTGTCTCAGCCGGTCTAACGACGGGAGATGCCGTGCGGTGGCAGTAGTTGAGACTGGTCCCCTTAACGAATATGGCAGTCTGGCGCAGTTCATAAATAGTATGAAGTCGTAGTCTCGGATAGAACGATGGCACGAATCACCGGATCATATCCTGACGATCTCGACCTCCTGATTGAGGGTGCTGTCGAGGCTGGTGTGTTCGGAGGCAAGAGCGATGCGTTGCGGGAGTTCGTTCGTGAATACTTCGAGGACCACGAGAACGAGCGGATAGCAGCTGCGGTCGCCCTCTACGAACGCGAACGGATTACACTCGGTGATGCTGCGAGACTCGCTGATGTCGACCGCTGGACGATGCGTGACATCCTCCGCGAGCACGGCGTCGACCTCCGCCTCGGACTCGTTGACGAAGACGACGCAGCTTACGAGGTGGAGGCAGCACGCGAACTCGAATTCGACGATGAGGACTCGGACGACGTGGATTCGCCTGCGAAATGACAGGTGACGATATTCCAGCGAACCCGAGCGTCCTGAACACGACTGTCCTCTCGAATTTTGCGTATATCGACCGGTTGTGGGTGGTTGCAGGACTCTCTGGAATCTGTACGGTTCCAGTCGTCCGCGAGGAACTCGAAAACGGCGTTGACGATCATCCGTATCTGCAATCCGCACTCGATATACTCGACGACGAGATTCCAGTCGTGCCTATCTCGGAGACGGTCGCAAACAGGGAGGCGGTCGTCAGTGACCATCTCGATGCCGGCGAGGCCCAAGCGTTTGCCGTGGCGGATGCACACGACGGCCGTCTGCTGACCGATGACGGGGATGCTCGATCGTTCGCCAAAGAACAGGGTGTGACCGTTGTCGGATCAGTCGGTGTGCTCTTGGCTGCGATTGATGCTGGTAAGCTCAACGAATCGACCGCTGACGAGTGGCTGTCGACATGGATTGACGAGATTGGCTACTACGTTCCATATCGGTCGATTTCGGACTATCGGTGAGCTCCATCTTTCACCTTTTTATAACCTGTATCGTCTCAACTCCGCGCGGCCGCGAAAATATATAGTGAAATATGATTTATAAATTAGCTGGACTCTTGTATTCCGTTGTCTCAGGGTCCTAAACCCCATATTCCTCCAATATTACTGCGATACGCGCTGTTAGTGATTATTTCGATAATCACGACCACTTTGAAGTACCCCGCCGCCGTCGGTGAAGCACGAATGCTGCAACCGCCTCACGACGGCGCTTCCCCCAGGGTAGAGGCACCGAGACCGGACTCGCAGGACGGTGGAGGGCCGGTGAATGGTTGATCGAGCACTTTCGACGCCGC encodes the following:
- a CDS encoding UPF0175 family protein; protein product: MARITGSYPDDLDLLIEGAVEAGVFGGKSDALREFVREYFEDHENERIAAAVALYERERITLGDAARLADVDRWTMRDILREHGVDLRLGLVDEDDAAYEVEAARELEFDDEDSDDVDSPAK
- a CDS encoding ParA family protein; the protein is MSETLRAAAFLDKGGTGKTTTVAHLGVALEELGHEVLLIDLAGKQGDLAKHFGVWGDYQARIEADEAWPNISTVFDDAWGTIAEKLGDDTLADLVVSTDEGPDLIPAHPGLDTLDAELGNIDDARERYSRLEQFLDEYVDPLGYDVVLVDLPGMTNNVAYNGLWAARHVITPVEMGPFEAEQADALRRDLGKIADSFAVDIDLALVLPNKVDTRTNLAEEYLDAFESEYPDAIAPDYVPYSQDIRNAADRGQTAFALEEPSTTARRAREAYLAAAETLVERLGGEHHG
- a CDS encoding MarR family transcriptional regulator; amino-acid sequence: MSESPQKHPAAEKDTKEARLENPSGVLYLFQHESVPILIDAILTLPPGREFTKTELADHAGVTRQTVSKYIDLLVETEIVEEVANSSPRRYQVAKSDAVQELFELNSALNAAGE
- a CDS encoding twitching motility protein PilT is translated as MTGDDIPANPSVLNTTVLSNFAYIDRLWVVAGLSGICTVPVVREELENGVDDHPYLQSALDILDDEIPVVPISETVANREAVVSDHLDAGEAQAFAVADAHDGRLLTDDGDARSFAKEQGVTVVGSVGVLLAAIDAGKLNESTADEWLSTWIDEIGYYVPYRSISDYR
- a CDS encoding TROVE domain-containing protein is translated as MLLVLAANDDRFKDDSPESLIREWAPAIIQRMDETATALAVHDQLFGGTAPWPLRRGIEDALVEMADAYTLGKYDLSRREVTLHDVFNRVHPTPVDAEQEALFERFMRGGLDDYPDVDPLPAPNTWKTVISERGNTQAAWELLIEDDEYTLPIFASIRNLRNMLEAGVPEDTVVDHLDLEAVRHAPLYPFRYYQAYTALQDADVQAPTVEQWLEDAIDVAVETVPGGFGDTFVAVDLSGSMDQPLSANSTLRLKEIGALFGAMLADQGADVGGFGDDFQTVPMHVDTPVLQRQAAVLAIDEDVGNSTNGWKAIKHLHDRGDAVERIVVFTDMQIWDNTPFTARDSQTVKDVFDAYRDEVSADTALYLVDLAAYGDLVTPEGYENVYNISGWSENVLSFIEHAEKPKQVIDEIEAFEPT
- a CDS encoding MarR family transcriptional regulator; this translates as MLSKGELTIVDALITGREATPEELATDTGYTRDHIYHLLDELIDTGLLRETRRHHNKRVVQITEHPVIEQYRKLTAEFSHVDWPELLTPATIRICWYLDEPRRITSIADRLEISRQSVHKALSPLKNRALLSPAGPEYALSDSIQPLLEFIQAVVVHDHLNRARDLAPSTTVEWCDPHRALIRVQERHDTESLYAAEEWEVTGLARFEQFGLQFFLAGEPAFWYAPEETLTPAEIVCHTLVLDSGSRRVSYSLLLIEAEAIAQQELMDVAAWYGLADTISEMYRYLAGENEPPAADGIHLPSRTEYEALKEQYGVA
- a CDS encoding MarR family transcriptional regulator, which gives rise to MSIDRDTFENTSEDELADLSVPDQVLGFLIANDDYAFKAREIASQTGLDEGPVSTALSRLKDRELVEHKATYWAVTDDEERLEGYSGYERATALFNEQLGPEDKDAWREHAPEKAHPSVDTEDDQ